In Leptolyngbya sp. O-77, the genomic window TCTTCGCTGGGCGCAGTCACCTGCATTAAAAAGGGCAGCAGCTTGAATGTCGGTGTGTAAGTAAAAAAGTAGCCGCCATGTACGTCAATGCGTCCTGTCAGATAGAAGAATGTATTAATCGCGTCGATGGGAATCGCGGTGAACGGGTTGAGATCCAGGGCAACCGCGTTCACGCCCTTCATCTTGGAGCAGTCCAGGTAGCTGAAATTTTCAAACAAATCGTAGGCAGACGTGGGACGCACCGCCTGACGAGTCAAAATTGCGCCGCGAATCAGCAGAATCTTCAGTTGCTCTCGGCGGCGCTTGCGGCGGGGCGTTTTTTGGATTTCTTTCTCTGGGTTGGGTGGCAAAAACACGTTGCCCAGGCGCAGCCCCGACATTTCCACGCTGGGTTCGCTAAACCAGTTACCCAGGGTAGAGAGATAGCGCAACACAATGTCGCGATCGCTCGACATCAGGTAAATCTGTTCGCAGCGGCGGATGGCAGAGCGGACGTAGTTGTTTCGCCCTTCGCGCAGCAACTCCAGCGGAATGTCGGGCGAGGCCAGAATCAGCTTGCCTAGCTTGAGGCAGTCGCCCAGTCCGTCCTCATTGGATTCCTGATCGTCTTTGCCAAAGCGATCCGACAGGACGCGCAGCACATTCACCAGCACCAGTCCGCCCATGCTGTGACCGATCAGGTTCACCAGTTTGCGATCGCGCTTGAGGGCCAGTTGGGCCCGCTCGTCTCGTTCTGGCAGTCCCATGTCCTGGAGCATGAGCCGCTTTAGTGACTTATCTAGCCGCCAGAAAAACTCCGCCAGATCCGGTGCGCCATAGTGAATCGCCCGATAGCGATCGCGCTGATAGACCACCGACCGCAGCAGCATCAGCAGCGACAGCCACAGAAAGAAGACCCCAGCGGCGATCGCCAGATGCCACTGCGGCCCCACATCCCGCACAAGGTCAATCTTCTCTGCCAGTTCCGTAATGCCAATCAGCACCACGCTGGGAATGAAGCTGAGTAGCAGCAGGCTACCCAGAAATTTCATTAAAATTTCCAGGTTGCTCATCGAGTCGCGCATCAGCCCCCGGTTAAAAACGGGCTGTTCGCTGGGCCAGTGATAGCCGATATAGAGGTGGTCTTCGCCCAGCGTGTCGGTGGGTTCTGCGCCAGGTTTGGGGCGGGCATAGAGGTAATTGGCTTCGTCCGAGAGAAATTTGTAGAAGCCGCCCGCTGGGTTGGCGTAGCCGTGGGTTCGCAGGGTCAGGGCGCGGACTTTGCGCTGGTGGATGATCTCGGCCAGCTCATCGACGTTAAACAGCGGGCGAAACAGCTTGGGATTGGGGAGCGATCGCTCGACTGCCAGCGACACCGATGCCGTGCTGACGACCAGAAACGTATTCTGGGTACACCATTCGCCGCATTCGCCCTGCTTGCCCGCCTGCCCCAAATAGCGATACACCTCAAAGTTTCGCCCGATCGCCTTGGTAAACTCGCGTCGCTTCCAGCGGTTCAGCGTGTTGATGACGTAATCTTCGTCTACAAGCCGACAAAAGCCGGGATAGCGCTCCTGGCACTGGGCCCAGTCAAAGGCTTGGGCATAGGCTTTGAGTTCATCATGGAGCGCATCGGCGATCGCCCTGGGGTCGGGTTTTCCTAAATACACGGTTGAAGTTTCCCCATCGAGCGGCTTGTAGGCAAGCTGCACGATCCGCGCCTTGGCCCACCAGTCCGAAAACGGGGCCGCGTTGGCCACAATGCCGCCCAGCCAGCGCTGATCATTCGTGCAGGACTCTCGCCCCTCTGGCGTTGCCGCCCAACTATAGGGAAGCGGCTCATCTAGTTTCAATGCACCCATGACGGTTCTCCTTCTGCGACCGTGGTTGATCCAGAACTCGCGGCGGCTTAAAATTCCGCGCCAGGATATTCCCGAAATTTTAGAACCATGTGTCTGGTCTAGTGCAAGAAGTTAACAAAGCCTTAGGTCGGCGCTCAGGCTTTGGAATGGGGCAGCTTGACCTGAGTGGCCAGTCCCAGTTTTTGCAGCAGCACGATCGTCGCCCAGGTGAGGTCAATCTCCCACCAGGCCAGCCCGTGGCGGGCGGAATATTGAAACGCATGGTGATTGTTGTGCCAGCCTTCGCCATAGGTCAGCAGCGCCACCCACCAGCAGTTTGTAGAGCGATCGCCCGAATCGTGGCTGCGATAGCCAAAGCGATGCGTGGCGCTATTCACCAGCCAGGTGCAGTGATACACCACCACCAGCCGCACAAACACGCCCCACACTACGAACGGCCAGCCGCCCAGCAGATAGAGCAGCCCACCAAACGCCACCTGAATCCAGAAGAAATGCCGCTGAAAGAATTGATAAACCGGATCGCCGGAAATATCGCGGGTGTAGCGGTCGGTTTCGGCCATGGCGGGCACGTCATAGAACATCCAGCCCATGTGGCTCCACCAAAAGCCGCGGCCGGAATCGTGGTGGTCGCGCTCTTGATCAGAATGGACATGATGATGGCGGTGCAGCCCCACCCACTCCAGCGGGCCGCCCTGCATACTCAGCGTGCCGCAAAATACCAGAACATATTCCAGCCATTTGGGCACTTGAAAGCTGCGGTGGCTGACCAGCCGATGCCAGCCCAGGGTGATGCCCAGCCCACCCGTCACCCAATGCAGGAAGACGAGGAGGGCGATCGCCCCCCAGTTAAACATTCCTGGCAGCAGCGCCAGCAGCGCCCCCAAATGCACGCCTACCATAAACAGCAGAACAACATATCGAGGCTTTTGTCGAGTCAACGGAGCAATAGTCATAAAATCCAACGAAAACTGTATAAAGGGTCAGGGGGTCAGGGGTTTGGGCTGAGGCGCAGGTCACATGCGCTTGGCTAAGCCGCTAGATAAGCAACTAGTGGGGCAACTAGCGGGGCAACTAGTGGGGCAACTAGTGGGGCAACTAGATAGGCAGCCCAAAATCGCCAATCTAAAATCCAAAATTGGCACAGACGAATCCACTCCGCCCCAATCTCATCATTTCGGGGAATGGTCGCTGGGTCAAGGAAGGCCCGCCACACGCAGGAATACTAGCGGGAAGATTGGCACAGACTCGGATACAAACTTGGGTGCAAACTTGGGCGCGAACTGGGGCGCGAATTAGGGCGCAGATAGGCACTGCAAATTGGGCGCATCCCAGTTCTGCAAGTTTGCCCTCATCCCCCGACCCCTTCTCCCTTTTTGGGAGAAAAGGAGCCGAACTGGAAGTCCCTCTCCTGCTTTGGGAGAAGGATTTAGGGTGAGGGTTACAAAAGTGGGATACCCCCTCCAACTTAGCTCGTGCAACGGATGCAGCAGACTGCAACCGCACAGGAAGGACGAAATGAGAAAACTCCAAGAAAGACCTGATTTTAGAGATAAACCGACTCAGCGAGAGAAGGGCAAAGGACGCGATCGCCGCACTCGCGAACCGTCAATCGTGTGGATTTCCTGGTCTTCCAAAATCGTGCGAACCCGATTGGACTGGGCCAGTGCAGGAATGCCTGCCGCGTCAATTTCGACTGGAACTGCGCCAACCGCGTCGGGAGAGGGCGCAAGCAAATTGGCGTGAAAGGCTTCCAAGATGGGGCGAATCTCCTCCAGAGAACGCTGGGCGGCAGTGCGAATGCGGGCGATCGCCGCTTGTCGTTCCTCTGGCGTTTGGCGGCGAGCCGGGGCAGGCGGCAGTGGGCTACCCGGCCCTTGTCCACCCTCAGAGCGATCAGTTTCCAGCATCACCACCGCCCGAATTTTCTGCTGAGGCTTCAGATGCTCCAGCCGTGCGCCAAATTCTGGGCTGATTTTGGACAGATGCTTGGGTGAACCAACGCGAATTTCAGGCTCAATAATTTTAGGCTCAATTTCGGGTGGGTTTGCTCTAGGCAAGCGCTCTTGAACGCGCTCTTGAACGCGATCATCCTGACGACCTGTGCCATGACTGGCGCTTTCCCGACGCTCTCGATAAGCGGCATGGCAACCCCATGAAGCCTCCGCCTGCGGCATAGGCGAAGACTCCAGAGAACTTATATCGCTATTTAACCAGCCGTCCGTATCTCGCAGCGCGTCTGCCATAGCTCAGCCAACCTCAAGCTCACCTTGGCAAAAGAGTAGGAAATGACCTGCAACCCAAGTGTGTTCCTTCAGCCTATCTGAAAACTCAAAGCAATGACAAAATCTTCAGAAAACTCTGCCAAACGCAGTATGACGCAAGATAGAAAGTTCAGCAAGTGAGCTGTCCACAAGAAAGCGCTCAAACAACCCACACCGTCGCCCAATCAAAGATACTCAAGTCTTGGCTAGGAATTTAGCGCCTTGAGCGCCTCTAGCGGCTGGATCAGACCATAGCCCCAGCGGTTGTCGGGACGATATTTCTCGCCATCGGGGTGCTTGGCAGTTTGGCAGAGGGCTTTCAGGATTTCGGTCGTAGGCACGTCGGGTTTGGCTGCCATCAACAGGGCGATCGCCCCAGAAACGTGCGGCGTGGCCATCGAGGTGCCGTCCATCGCAGCGTACTCGTGCCCTTCCGATTCGCCCTCCGGCGGAATGCAGGAATACACATTGCAGCCAGGGGCGACGATATCAGGCTTAGTCACCAGTTTATGGTTGGGATCGGGATAGACCAGGCTGGCTCCACTGCTGAAAAAGGCGACATCGGCCCGATTGCGAGACATCCGCCCCACTGCGCCGACCGCAAACGCGCTGTAGGCATTTCCCGGAGAGCAGGAGTTTCCGTGGTTGCTGTTGCCAATCGCCACCACCGAGGCAATTCCATACTGCTGCATCAGTTCCTCAAAAATCAGCCCAAATCGAGGGTCATAGTAGCTGAACCCAAGGGACATATTGATCACCTGCGCTCCGTTTTCCACCGCCCACACCAGGCCGCGCACCAGGGCGATTGTGGTTCCAGAGCCATTCAGCACGCCGCCCACCACTAGGTCGGCTTCTGGCGCAACCCCAATGGCGAGTCCTTGCGGCGTTTGCCCCCCTGCAATCGTGCCGCAGACGTGGGTGCCGTGCTGGTCGCTGTCGAAGCTGGTTGAAGTTTTAATCGTGCGACCGAGGGGATCGATCACCACAAATTCTTTTACCCGATCCTGGAGCGCTGAGTGGTCGCCATAAACGCCCGTATCCAGCACGGCCACACGCACGCCCGCGCCCTTGGTCGTTTCCCACAATTCAGGAATTTCCAGATATTGCAGTCCCCAGGTTGCGCCTTGCTCTAGTTCTTGGCGATCGGGCAACTCATAGGACACGTCCTGGGGCTGGATCAGCCTAACGCGCTGGTTGGGCAAAATGGCAACCACGTTGGGATGGCGGGCCAGCATCGGCAGCGAACTGCGAGTCACCTCGACTGCTGCCACGGGCAGCGCCCCAGAGCCAATCTGGGCGATCGCCGGTTCCTCATGGCTCTGGAAATGCTTTGCGCCCTGGGTCTGATAGCTCTCAAACAGTTGCGCCTGGATCGCCTGCTGACGCTTGGCCCGCTCTTTGAGATAGCTGAGGCGCGTCTTGTTGCTCCGCAATTCCTCCAGCGTCGGCAAGTCTTCTAGCTTGGGAGATTCGTAGATGACGATTGCATCGATCTTTTCGTTGGATTTTCGCTCGGCAAGCAGCGGGTCAAAGGCAGGCGAGATCTTATCTTCGATGCTCATCGGTTATGAACCTCCCCTTCTGGTTCGTTGGTATCCTCATTCGTCGCCCAGTTTTGTGGCAGAACCGGGCATCGTCGGCTTTTTGTATGCGCGTTCTAAATACACGTCCTGTAGTACTCTTCAGCAGCGCGATCGCCCATCCCGGTGGTTTTACGGAGTTTTTGGGCGATCGCCCTGTTCTGCGTAACACGAAGACCAGTCATATCAATATATGATATCAAATAGATTTCGGTTGGGGTTGACTTCTGCAACCTCACGCACACCCTGACTGCACAATCTCCAGCCCCAACCCCTACCCTACATGCGTATTGTGGCGATCGCCGCTCGACTCCAGCCGGAGGGCACATCCTCCCCAGTCTGATGGCGAATTCTGCCCAAAAATAGTTCCCCCGCAAAAACAAATTGGTTGCGGGTTAATTGCTCGTGAGCAGATTGGGCATAAACCGGGACTCAAGTTCGGGACTTAGGTTGAAGAGCCGACTTGCGGTGCGTCAGAAGAGGGAGTCGCCGCTTCGGCGTTCACCGTTTCCGGCGATTTGCCGCGCCAGAGCCAGTTCGTGATCAGGTGCGACAGCAGCCCCATCGGCCCGGCAAATAGGCACAGCGCCAGCGAATGCACCGTCCACACACCCGTCCGCTGCCCTTCCCAATAGATCCAGCGGCCCACAAACAAATCCATCACCAGATAATGCACCCAGCCCGTCGCGGCGATCGCCTCATTGCTAAACAGCCGCGCAATGTCCGCCAGCTGAGCGCTGGCAAAATCCTGGGCAGAGGTCGTAGTGAGGTTGCTGGCAAACAGGTACACATACAGCCCCGCCAGCGCCACAAACGGCAAGTAGGACTGCATCACCCGGCGCGTCATGCCCCAGTTTGGCAAGAAAATCATCAGCGCCCAGAAGGGCAGCACGAAGAGGTTAGCAGCGTTAAAAAGGAGTTCGAGCATGATGAGTGACGAGTGGGTGACGGGTTGGGGAGAGCAAAAAAAGGGACGAGAACCGGAATGGGGTGGGACGCGATTTCACACCCCCACACCGCGAATCGAGCAGTCGAGCAACTGCATCGGGTGCAGCACAGGAACCGACTTGCCCTGGCGTTCTAGGTGGTGGCTGATTTGCACGAAGCAGCCAATGTTGGCAGAGGCAATAACCGATGCGCCCGTGTTGAGCAGATTGGTCACTTTTTGCCGCCCCAGTTCCTCGGCTACTTCGGGTTGCAGAATGTTGTACACGCCCGCGCTGCCGCAGCAGAGGGCGGCATCGATGGGTTCCCGAAGCTGCACACCGGGAATTTGCCGCAAAAGCTGGCGCGGTTGCAGGCTGATTTTCTGCCCGTGCAGCATATGGCAAGCGTCTTGATATACCAGCGTCAGCGGGCCGTCTTGCAGGGGATGCAGCGGGGCCGTTAGCCCGACTTCGGCGAGAAATTCCTGGACATCTTTGACGGTTTGCACAAAGGCTTGAGCGCGATCGCCATAGGCTGCATCCCCTTTCAAAATGTGCCCGTATTCCTTCAGCGTGTGCCCACAGCCAGAAGCGTTGATCAGCACAAAATCCACCTTTGCTCGCTCGAAGGTGTCCATCATCTGCCGCGCTAGAGCCTGGGCCTGCTGCTCTTGTCCCTGGTGGTGCGACAGTGCGCCGCAGCAGCCCTGCGCCTTGGGAATTACTACATCGCAGCCATTGGCCGTTAGCACGCGCACCGTCGCCTCGTTCACCTCTGGGTTAAATAACCGCTGCACACAGCCGAGAATCAGCCCGACGCGATACCGCGCCTTGCCCTTGGCAGGGACAAATTCTGGCAGGCGATCTTGAAACGCTTGGGGCGAGAGGGGCGGTAAGAGTGCCTCCATTGCCGCAAGCTGGGGCGCAAGTTGGGGCAAAATGCCGAGCGATCGCACGAGTTTTTGCAAGCCCGATTTTTGGTATAGCTCCACGGGCCGCATGAGTAGCCGCATTCGGTTGGGATAGGGAAACAGTGAGAAGATCAGGCGGCGCAGCAGACGCATGGGGAGCGATCGCTCGAAGTTACGCTCAATCTGCGGGCGCGTCGCGGCGATCAGCTTGTCATATTGCACCCCAGAGGGACAGGTGGTGACGCAGGCCAAACAGCCCAGGCAGCTATCAAAATGCTGTACCGTGCTGGCCGCCAGCGGTGCGTCGCCCTCGTTAATCGCGTCCATTAGATAAATCCGGCCGCGGGGCGAGTCGGTTTCTTTACCAATCACCCGATAGCTGGGGCAAGTCGCCAGGCAAAAACCGCAATGAACGCAAGCATCAATTAGCTTGGGGTCGGGTGGCTCCTGCGCGTCAAACCCTGGCAGGTCGGCCGTCGGGTTGAGGTTGCTAAAGGAAATGGGCGGCTCAGAGGTTTGCATAGGGAAGTGGGCAATGATCTAGAAAGTCAACCCCGGTTCGAGTTGCGGAGGGTTGGGCAATATCAATCTGGACTCATCCTCAGTATGAGCCAAATTGAGGCAAATCAGCGTGCCGCTTGCCTTCTAAGATACAAGGGATAGGCGAAGGGGAGCCACAAGCGAGATAAGCTCAATCCACAAACACCCCCACTCAATCCCTCTTCCCTCTTCCCTCTTCGTTCTTCGTTCTTCGTTCTTCGTTCTTCCCTCCTCCCTCTTCCCCCATGCCCCCTCTCGACTACGACCTGATCATCCTCGGCGGCTCTCTGGCAGCGCGAGAAGCGGCGAGCGCCGCACGGGCACTGCAAGCAAGGGTAGCCCTGGTAGAACCGGACGGAGCCGAAGCAGCGCTACGTCTAGAAACACAACATCAGGCCCTCGTGCAGATCGGGCGCTTGATAGAGGGGCGATCGCGCTTGGCGCAGATGGGGCTATCGGCGTTTTCGTCGCCGCCAGCGTGGGCAGCGGTGCGGCAATGGGCAGAGGTCATAGCAACCGACTTGGCAGAAGAGACCTCACTCTCGCAGGTGGCAGCGGCGGGCGTGGATGTGGTGGTGGGGCAGGGCGAATTTTTTCGACGGCCCCATCTGGGCGTGCGGGCAGGAGAGCGAACGCTGCGATCGCGGGCCTATTTGCTGGCTCCAGGAAGTCGGGTGCTGCTGCCAGAGTCCGGGCGCTTCAATGCTAAGGTTGAACTGAAGACCCTTGCCCAGACTTCGGCAGATTTATGGAATCCTGCCCTGTCCCACCTGCCTGGGCGAATTGCCGTCTGGGGAGACGGCGCACAGGCCGTAGAACTGGCGCAAGCGCTGCATCGACTGGGCAGCCAAGTGACGCTGCTGCTGGATTTGGCCTCGAATGCTGTAAGCCACAGCGGGCTTCCTGGTGGACGGTTGACACCCGCCTCGCGGAGCCGAATTGCCTGTCTCGATGCTGACCTCCGCCGCCTGCTGCTGGCCTCGCTGGAAGCAGACGGCATCGCAATCTACCCGGCGGACACGCTGACCCAGGTTCATTCCCACGCCGGAACCGTGAAGCTGGCGTTGCCGGACGGGGCGCAGACGGTGGATTGCTTGCTCAACGCAACGGAGCCTGTGCCCGACTGGGACGGGCTAAACCTGGAAGCGGCAAATATTCGCCTAGAGGCAGACGGGCTGCGGGTTTACCCAACGCTGCAAACCTTTAATGCGCGAATCTTTGCCTGCACCAGCCCCCGCGCCGCCCGCCAGCAGGCCCAGCTTGCCGTCCGCAATGCTGTGTTTTTGCCCAACCGCCACCTGCGCCCAGAACTGCTGCCGATGGTGATTGCAACGCAGCCCGCGATCGCCAGCATTGGGCTGACCGAAGCCGAGGCTCGCGAGGTTGCTTCGCAACGCGGGCGCGACCGCCACGGGGCAGAGGTAGTTGTGCAAACGCTGCCGTTCAAACTCAACCCCAAAGCGTCCATGCAAGCGGCTCCTACTGGATTCTGCAAACTCATCGCCCGCCGCAATGGTCGCATCCTCGGTCTGCACCTGGCGGGGCTGGATGCCGAAGAAGCGCTGTCTACGGTGGCGATCGCCCTCCAGGAACACTGCCGAGTGCGATCGCTTGCCCAGCTACCCATTGCCGCTTCCCCCAGCACCGCAGACATCTTGCGGCAAACGGCGATCGCCTGGCAACAGCAGCGCCTCGCCCAGCAGCCCCGCCTGCAAGACTGGCTCGAAACCTGGCAAGAAATCCGGCGATCGCGCTCCCGCTGGACACAGCTTTAGCCCCTTTCCCAGCAGAGACGCATAGAAATGCACCGATGAGACACGCGCCCAGCGCCCATCTCAACGGTGATTCAACTGGTGGGTCAGGCAAGAAACCCTCTATGCCGCAATCGCAAAGTCGATGCCCGCCATCCAGGGCGTACCCGCCAGACCCGCTCAATGGGATTGACCTCAGGGCAATAAGGCGGCTGAAACACCAAAATGACATTGTCCGGTATCGTCAGGTTCAAAGCTGTATGGGCTGCGATTCACCTGAATCAGATGTAAATCATCGGGGAACTGAGCCGCAAAGCTGTGCAAAAACGCCTCAAAACAGGAACTGTCGAGATGAGAGCACTCGACTCTCCACGAGGCACCGCTCAGCGGTTCCACTAGACCGTACAGCCACCGATACACAAACTCCCATTGAATTGAACCAATCGGCTGCACCCCAAAGCCCGTCAACTTGCGATGTTGAACCGTCAGCAGTCCGACGCGGCTCTCATCACTGCACCAATAGCGGATGCGCCCGGCATAGCGTTGTCTCAAGGCTGGCGGAATCGACTGGCTACAACCAAAGCAAGGGAGCGCTGTTCTTTGACCTCGACGGCAGCGGCGCGGGTCAGCAGGTGAAGATTGCTCAACTCAACGCTGGCGCGGCTCTGACCCATACTCAGATCTCGATTGCTTGAGAAAGCGTAATGGGGGACAGCGCAATGAAACGCTAGTGTAAGCCACACGGCTTCGTTTAGACTCATCGAGGGTGTTTCCTGGGGAATGCCCTCGATTTTTTTTCGCGTTAAACCATGCTGCTAGACTTGCCAAATTCGATTCGCTTGATTGCCACCGATATGGACGGCACGCTGACCCGCCAGGGCAAATTTACGCCGCTGCTGCTGCAAGCACTGGAGGCTCTGAAAGCGGCTGGCATTCCGGTGGTGATTGTGACGGGGCGATCGGCGGGGTGGGTGCAGGGCGTGGTGTCGTATCTGCCCGTGGCAGGGGCGATCGCCGAAAATGGCGGCGTGTTCTTTCCCGGAGACACTGAGCCGGAGTTTCTGGTTCATGTGCCCGATCTGGCAGCCCATCGGCGATCGCTGGCCGATCTTTTTCACGATCTTCAAAGCACGTTTCCCAAAATCCAGGAAGCCCCCGACAACCGCTTCCGGTTGACCGACTGGACGTTTGATGTGCGGGGCTTGTCGGCGGCGGATTTGCAAACAATGGGCGATCGCTGTCATGAGGCAGGCTGGGGCTTTACCTACAGCACCGTGCAGTGCCACATCAAACCTGCCGCTCAGGACAAAGCCAGCGCCTTAGAACAAGTTTTGCAGCGGCACTTTCCCCGCATCTCACCCGCGCAACTAGTGACCGTGGGCGACAGCCCGAATGACG contains:
- a CDS encoding alpha/beta hydrolase, with protein sequence MGALKLDEPLPYSWAATPEGRESCTNDQRWLGGIVANAAPFSDWWAKARIVQLAYKPLDGETSTVYLGKPDPRAIADALHDELKAYAQAFDWAQCQERYPGFCRLVDEDYVINTLNRWKRREFTKAIGRNFEVYRYLGQAGKQGECGEWCTQNTFLVVSTASVSLAVERSLPNPKLFRPLFNVDELAEIIHQRKVRALTLRTHGYANPAGGFYKFLSDEANYLYARPKPGAEPTDTLGEDHLYIGYHWPSEQPVFNRGLMRDSMSNLEILMKFLGSLLLLSFIPSVVLIGITELAEKIDLVRDVGPQWHLAIAAGVFFLWLSLLMLLRSVVYQRDRYRAIHYGAPDLAEFFWRLDKSLKRLMLQDMGLPERDERAQLALKRDRKLVNLIGHSMGGLVLVNVLRVLSDRFGKDDQESNEDGLGDCLKLGKLILASPDIPLELLREGRNNYVRSAIRRCEQIYLMSSDRDIVLRYLSTLGNWFSEPSVEMSGLRLGNVFLPPNPEKEIQKTPRRKRRREQLKILLIRGAILTRQAVRPTSAYDLFENFSYLDCSKMKGVNAVALDLNPFTAIPIDAINTFFYLTGRIDVHGGYFFTYTPTFKLLPFLMQVTAPSEEDVRKELERFDERDTIRFLYRAIPTPGSVDIDTSVVESDERSDIAIGSSEAP
- a CDS encoding acyl-CoA desaturase; this translates as MTIAPLTRQKPRYVVLLFMVGVHLGALLALLPGMFNWGAIALLVFLHWVTGGLGITLGWHRLVSHRSFQVPKWLEYVLVFCGTLSMQGGPLEWVGLHRHHHVHSDQERDHHDSGRGFWWSHMGWMFYDVPAMAETDRYTRDISGDPVYQFFQRHFFWIQVAFGGLLYLLGGWPFVVWGVFVRLVVVYHCTWLVNSATHRFGYRSHDSGDRSTNCWWVALLTYGEGWHNNHHAFQYSARHGLAWWEIDLTWATIVLLQKLGLATQVKLPHSKA
- a CDS encoding S8 family serine peptidase, whose translation is MSIEDKISPAFDPLLAERKSNEKIDAIVIYESPKLEDLPTLEELRSNKTRLSYLKERAKRQQAIQAQLFESYQTQGAKHFQSHEEPAIAQIGSGALPVAAVEVTRSSLPMLARHPNVVAILPNQRVRLIQPQDVSYELPDRQELEQGATWGLQYLEIPELWETTKGAGVRVAVLDTGVYGDHSALQDRVKEFVVIDPLGRTIKTSTSFDSDQHGTHVCGTIAGGQTPQGLAIGVAPEADLVVGGVLNGSGTTIALVRGLVWAVENGAQVINMSLGFSYYDPRFGLIFEELMQQYGIASVVAIGNSNHGNSCSPGNAYSAFAVGAVGRMSRNRADVAFFSSGASLVYPDPNHKLVTKPDIVAPGCNVYSCIPPEGESEGHEYAAMDGTSMATPHVSGAIALLMAAKPDVPTTEILKALCQTAKHPDGEKYRPDNRWGYGLIQPLEALKALNS
- a CDS encoding ABA4-like family protein, with translation MLELLFNAANLFVLPFWALMIFLPNWGMTRRVMQSYLPFVALAGLYVYLFASNLTTTSAQDFASAQLADIARLFSNEAIAATGWVHYLVMDLFVGRWIYWEGQRTGVWTVHSLALCLFAGPMGLLSHLITNWLWRGKSPETVNAEAATPSSDAPQVGSST
- a CDS encoding (Fe-S)-binding protein; protein product: MQTSEPPISFSNLNPTADLPGFDAQEPPDPKLIDACVHCGFCLATCPSYRVIGKETDSPRGRIYLMDAINEGDAPLAASTVQHFDSCLGCLACVTTCPSGVQYDKLIAATRPQIERNFERSLPMRLLRRLIFSLFPYPNRMRLLMRPVELYQKSGLQKLVRSLGILPQLAPQLAAMEALLPPLSPQAFQDRLPEFVPAKGKARYRVGLILGCVQRLFNPEVNEATVRVLTANGCDVVIPKAQGCCGALSHHQGQEQQAQALARQMMDTFERAKVDFVLINASGCGHTLKEYGHILKGDAAYGDRAQAFVQTVKDVQEFLAEVGLTAPLHPLQDGPLTLVYQDACHMLHGQKISLQPRQLLRQIPGVQLREPIDAALCCGSAGVYNILQPEVAEELGRQKVTNLLNTGASVIASANIGCFVQISHHLERQGKSVPVLHPMQLLDCSIRGVGV
- a CDS encoding FAD-dependent oxidoreductase, producing the protein MPPLDYDLIILGGSLAAREAASAARALQARVALVEPDGAEAALRLETQHQALVQIGRLIEGRSRLAQMGLSAFSSPPAWAAVRQWAEVIATDLAEETSLSQVAAAGVDVVVGQGEFFRRPHLGVRAGERTLRSRAYLLAPGSRVLLPESGRFNAKVELKTLAQTSADLWNPALSHLPGRIAVWGDGAQAVELAQALHRLGSQVTLLLDLASNAVSHSGLPGGRLTPASRSRIACLDADLRRLLLASLEADGIAIYPADTLTQVHSHAGTVKLALPDGAQTVDCLLNATEPVPDWDGLNLEAANIRLEADGLRVYPTLQTFNARIFACTSPRAARQQAQLAVRNAVFLPNRHLRPELLPMVIATQPAIASIGLTEAEAREVASQRGRDRHGAEVVVQTLPFKLNPKASMQAAPTGFCKLIARRNGRILGLHLAGLDAEEALSTVAIALQEHCRVRSLAQLPIAASPSTADILRQTAIAWQQQRLAQQPRLQDWLETWQEIRRSRSRWTQL
- a CDS encoding HAD family hydrolase — protein: MLLDLPNSIRLIATDMDGTLTRQGKFTPLLLQALEALKAAGIPVVIVTGRSAGWVQGVVSYLPVAGAIAENGGVFFPGDTEPEFLVHVPDLAAHRRSLADLFHDLQSTFPKIQEAPDNRFRLTDWTFDVRGLSAADLQTMGDRCHEAGWGFTYSTVQCHIKPAAQDKASALEQVLQRHFPRISPAQLVTVGDSPNDESLFDKSRFPYSVGVGNVRHYLDRLSYRPHAMTEAEEVAGFWELSQQILGLPLSSDA